The window gtggtggcggtggtggtggtcgtggtggttcacctacacctccttcacgccattcgacgccgtcccccgatccacaacctccggcgggtacgacgccccccaatcctcctccggcgggtacgacgccccccaatccacctccggcaaagaagcagaagcaggcggacaacaaggaaacccgctcctggactattaacccggacccttatgtacctaagccCACAAGGGTACcagagccatcactgaagcctctcctcccaaggcctggggaacttagtgaagctgaaaccaaattggccgcgtctgctgattatgagaaatggaaggcggatatgaaggcgaaaaaagagcctgagcccaagcaagtattcactgagaagcaaaagaagtgggctaaggatattttgacgacaccgtcccaagccgagctgaatatgcctgacgactatggacatgaacttcataggcaagcaaaaatattgaaggaggagaaagcagaaagtaaaaaaagcgggaaacaagttgaccagctcgggatgcagaagaaacaatcgatccccccgctcatagtgaaagccggtccggaagaggaccccgagatcatagcagctgcggcagcacttggattgactgtagcgggtgccatgaaacaagcgtccgagatgggtttgactcttcgtgccttcttaggccttgaggatgcgccagtgtgtgagatagcattacaatatgtgcggaatgggcctctcgtcgagcctgcgcgggaaaagagtctaccaccacaaatgcgaaatctgctacgttggtacaagcaattcataacatgggccgacaaagaatatgtttatgcggatgttacagatgagcatcacaccaaacggtactctgtagaaattcatatgagtgaattgttccagctgttcaatctgcgcgacctcgacaaatctatgctgagttgctacgttctgtaagtgatttatttctacctcatctcgttcttcattgcctgcactatatatatatattgtcctaactatattgttgcgtacgctattatgcagattgaagatttgggaatgcaaaataagaaacatccatgatgttgggttcattgacccacatatcgttaatggacatgtgttacaacatcaccccgaagacgtggagaaagacctgtacaagtttcttagaaagcatcaactcaaaagtcatattctatttccttaccattttgggtgagtgtttctctcttgtgcccattctcttttgtttactccatgcatggtatgtctaatcgatgagttatgcatgactgtgcatgtaacgtgtccgcaggttccactggattctgctaaatattgaacttcacacctccagagttctaatcatggactctatggattcggatccaaagcgttgggccgacatgagaaaaatgctgcaaaagtaattattttcaatcatttgagctctatatcgatcggtctctttcgttcatttcctaatatcaagtaactaataacttccttattcatttaattttctttgccctgtagggtttggagacggttctcagaagaaattgtcggtgaattcaaacatgagctagatttcagaaggttagttaatgtggataagcagccaccggggaccaatctatgtggatactatgtttgtgagaacatccggagacacaccactgagcggaaggcatcggatagcgtgcggaacgcgacggataacttgcggaggaggcttagtccagaagctcgcttccgaccaattcaagaagaattagcaggatttttcatgagggaagtcatcaatcctaaaggagaacactatactgaggacgaagaaatttatatgcatacccgagattgaaacttgtacgaagttgtatatggtcatccatcctaattgtgtatggaaacttgttcgaagttgtatatggtcacccgagattgaatatatattatatattcctcttgaattcttcttgtttgaaatttcatatgcatgtatatagtagcgtaaaatatgtgtactgaaactttatcaaaattaaaataaaacacaaaatataatataaaagaaataaaaacactccaaactaaaaagaaaccaggtttaggggggctaaaaccctaaacctgcggaggagccctttagtcccggttggccacgagaaccgggactaaaggtcctccgccccgacggaccacgggcgcccacgtggacgggcctttagtcccggtcagccacaagaaccgggactaaagcctttagtcgcggtccgtaagaggcgcgactaaaggggggtctttagtcgcgcatatttagtcccggttgcacagccgggactaaaggctgttgcgaaccgggactaaagggcttttttctaccagtgggTCTAGGTTTGCTAAATAACAAGAGAGTGATAGGAAGGATGTCGAGAGGGCTTTTGATGTGCTCCAAACTCGCTGGGCTAGTGTTCACCACCCTGCTAGAACATGGAGCGTCCAGACAATGTCGGAGGTGATGATTGTTTATGTGATTATGCACAATATGATTGTAAAGAATGAGTGCGATGACAATATCTATGATCAAGGGTGAGACTATCAGGGCTAGCTGATTGACCCGGAGAGTGGACCGACAACATCTTAAGAGTTCCTCTAAGTTCATTATAAATCCGTGATCGAGTAACTCAGGTTCAACTTCAAAATAATTTGGTCAAACATGTGTGGACTCACATAGTAAAGCAATAGTTCTGCATATTTATTTTCTTGTGTGAACAATGTTTGTGTAACCATATTTGGAAGTGAAGCATGTGTGGACAACCGGTGCTTATTACACCGTTGAGGCCGACAACAGGTGCATACACCATTGAGGCCGACAACCGGTGATAACTGAACTTCTTGGTTACGTCTTCGTTACAATGTTTTTAGCTTGCTAAGAGCAACTTCAATAGCTCTCGTAATCCTAAAAAAACTATCGTTTAGGAAAGTTGGGACAAAAAAAAGCATCCAACAGCCCCGTAAACTCAAAATAAATAGACGGGATCCCATAAAAACACCCCCTCCGTCCTCCAAGTTCGGAAGATGGCTTTCCCATATAATTTTGGCGGATGAATAATCGCCTGAAACTTCACGGGCGCACCGCCACAACACCGCCCGTCGGCGCCATGCGGAGCACTGCCGCCGTAGTCGCCTTGCCGCGCAGCCACCACATCACGGCCGGGCGCCGCCATTCTCGGGCtgccaccaccacgccatcgcgGGAGCCACCACGCCCGGTCACTGATTTGTGGGCATGGGCCATTTTCTAGGCTGCTTtaataaaaaaaatgaaaaaaatggaGGAAGATGTTTAGGGGAACTGAGAAAAGTTGTCATTGAAAAACTTCCCTTAAATTTTAAGGTCATCGTGTAAAAGTTATTTTACGGGAAGTTTTTAGGGGAGTTCTTGGAGTTGCTCTAACTATTGGAGGGTGGGGCAGCGTCACCCTTGTGCTCCACATTGCGACGACGCTCCTCCTCCATCCTTGGAGGAGTCTCCGCAGACTTCTAAACCAAAGAGTGCATCTCATAATCACCAAGACACAGCGTCGACGACGAACCAGATGTGTCTGAATCAGTGTCATTGTCTGAAACGGACGACGAGCCGGGGCGGGTCAACAATGATGGAGGAGTCGCGCGCGGCTTTAGCCGGCGGTACAATGTCAGGGATCACACTGGCCTGTGACGGACCATGCCGTTGGGTGGACTGCTCCCCCGTCCGTGATGGAATGGATTCGGAACTTGCCATCTCGTGAGGGACTTTATGGACTTGTAGCACACGGCAGCCGGCCGTGACACTCGTACTAATAGACCAGAGAGTGGGGAGGCAGCGAGATGGCGGGAAAAAGAGGGAAGGGTGGGACGAAAGAAATGCACACGATGAGTACATCAGTAATCATGAACGATGCAAGAACACAATGCACACGATTTTGCATATAATTAAAAAAAAGGAACTTGCAAAATTGATGACCATCTTTATCTAGTGTTGCAGAACCTGTAGTAGCTAGTGCTGTACTAGCGTGCCAGCTTAGGTGACCAAAGCATACATCTTAGTTAACTAATATTGTAAAACCGCAAAGTAAACTTGAAATGGAACATATGATTTGTGGTTCTCAAACGAATGAGATTACAAAGTTATTATTGCGTGAAAATGCATGCTGCACTAACATATGACGACAGATCGAAAATGTTGACAAGGTACATCCTAGTACTGTGAACATACTTATCTCGGAGTCTTGTTCAGGTTGGACTGATATCAGATGGACCGATTGATATGGGCGGAACTAGTTGAGGACTTGGGTGTACTATACATAAATAAACTTGAGTGAAAGTATTTTACTGGTGTATGTACACCCATTATTCAGATATTGGCTCCACCACTCCCAGTTGATGATCATGAATGTTGCCATCAGATTAAGCATACACAGCACCAGGATGATACGAACTGGTGCCTGCAGTCCCTGAGTGCCTGTGATGAGGCATGTTGTAGTACGTGGCTGTGGAGTTACTTGGCCCTGCACGTACCATTCAAGCTTGAGATTGCAGGCGTCCAAGGATGTTGGCATACTCTTGGTGCTACTCCCGCAAACTATACTACTAGTTAGTTTGAGAATTGGGAAATGGACATCGATCGAGTGAAACTAAACTGAGGATAAACATATTTTTCCCATCGATCACAAGATCCCTCTAGGTTCAATAACAATGTGTACATAAGAGCAAATAAAGAGATTAACCCAAGATCAGTTCAGGAAGAGGCCTGAGCCCAAATTTTTTCATCATTCTTCTCACCACTATTTTCTCATCATCGCTCCATGGACATGTTTGCTGCCCGACCATCCGCCAATCCCAGAGTCCGATGTACCGAACATGGCCATCCTTCAGCAAAACAATGCGTTGCAACGATGTGCACACCCTCACAACATACTTCAAAAGCCATATGTTACGCTGCGTGAATCCAATCACGACCAGCTCCTTGAGGTGATGGTGCCGAAGCTCATTGCGGGATTTCGACCAATTCATCCCGCGCAGGCAATCTGGCTCCGTTTCTGAGTGGGGCACGTGGATGTGCAAGACCTCGAGAAATgtcgaggccatgaggaggccaCGTGTCCATGAGATATCCCAATTTGAAGGCATGTCAGCGACAAGGAGCTTTTTCAGGTGCGGCAACTTCCTCTCCAGATGACTGGGCCGAATCCATGTTCTCCGCCCAATAAATCGGATGACAAGGTTCGTCATGGTGGGGGACATACCGAGGAACGAGTCGAACTCATCTATCCACCGTGCCGCCACTTTACTATCATCCTCTAGAGAGAATGAGAGGTTAGTGTCCATGAGGCTTGGAACTGAGCCAAATAGAATCTTTGAAGTGTCGGTTAGGCAGCACGCCAGGCGGACAAGCATTGGGAGGTCGCGCAGCTCGATCACAAAGAACGAGCACTCTTCAAGGACGAGTTCCCTGATATGTGAACACGACGCGTCCACCACTAGAGTGGTATGTGCACAGCAGCAGAACATGAGGTGAAGCACTTGCAGCCCGGTGCAGTCTTTGAACACCCTCTCATACATGGCAACGGGCGTGGAAGCTGACATGTCACGCAGGATGAGCTTGGTGAGCGTGTTGTAGCTATGCAGCGGTGGCAGTGCACAATACTTGCCCAACGTCAAGCTGCGCAGGCAAGACCGGAGGTTGAGGCAGTTGTGGGGGAAGCTGTATGTCCGCGTCTGATCATAGCCGGACGATTGCCTGACGACAACCTCCAGATCTTCCACCCCCCATGCGCCGACCGCAACATTGATCAGGCGGTCCACACAAATGCTATTGTATGTCCGGAAAAACTCAAGACGGAGGGTCTTCACGCGCCGGTCATGGCCACCTTCTGCTTCCAAGAAGCTCGTGATTCCGTTGGTGAATGACCTGATTGTGTCGATCTCGCATCGCGCCTTGAGACCGTCGAGTGTCCCGGCCAAAGTGGCGTCACGCGTCAAGTTGCGCCGGCGAAGGGCGACGGTCCGTTCATACTCCGGCGGGAGTATGTCGCTCACCCTGAAGTCGAGCACCGACAGCTCGCGGGGGATGCGAACCCATCGCCTGGCGAGGACGGCCATGGAGAGCACTGTTCGGGTGTCCAGCCTGCTTACTATGAGGAGGATCAGATCGTCATGGAGCATGCTAAGGCGGTCCTCGCCGCGAGACGTGCGAGGCCGCACTCGATGCAACATCGGCATGGCTTTCGGTGGCAATGGCAGAGCAGAAAATTTCAGAGTTCCTGTGCCATATAAAAAAAATCAGCATCAAACATAGTACAGTCTTACCGAAAAGAAGAACATAAATAGGTTTTACAATAAATATTATAGCTCACCAAATAATATGTTTAGAGTTAGCAAATACAAGTAGTTGGGAAGAAACAACTGTCTTAGGTAAACAAAATAGTCTCTTTATTTTTGACAATTGTACAACATAAATAACACCAAACTAGCATAAGAAACTAGTGAATTGACACAAAACAGAAGAGTGGAGGTGATAAAACTGCTCGATGCATTGGCATACCAGAAAGAAATCGAATGGTGGACGTActtgtcaaaaagaaaaatatcgCACATATGAACAGACAATTGATTCACAACATTGTAGTTCAATCGTAAGTTTCGAATCTGCGTGATTCTACAACTACAACAAACACAAGAAAAAATATCAGAAATAAGTTTGGGATTCCGAAAATATCTGCAACACACAATAACAATAATTAAAACAAGTAACGTAACACTTGGGCTTCGGCATTGGGGATTTAGAGTTAATGGTGGTGGGCAGCCGTTCACAGCAATACAGCAGGGCATCAGGCAGTCGATAATATGAAGATGCGGAAGCGGGCTTACCAACTCCTTTAGGCTGCTTGCTGTCTCTGGTGGCGCGGCCGCGGGACCAAGCTGCGACGGGCAACCTGCCGGCGAGGGGAGGCAGGCCGGGGGGTTTGGAGGTGGAGGAGGTGAGGCTGCGAGGGGCCGGCGCGGTGCGGGCGTGCGGGCGGCGCCAACGACCGCTGGAGCCTGGAGGCCAAGTTCGGGATCGTGATCTGAGGCACTCGTCCCTCGTGTAGGAGAAAGTATATATCGAGTGGGCTAACTCTGGAAACAGATTTGTACACCCTCATTCCCGATATCTTAGGCGTATTAGGATTTAGCACAAAAATTAGCACATCGGTGGTTACGTGGCCATAGTACGAGAGATCCATCCTCGAGTAGAAAAAAAAATAGTCTTGGTTGACCTAGTATTGATTTTTTTTTGAGACAAGGTTGACCTAGTATTGATATAGTAATTATTATCTTCCCAAAAATTCTGGCTGGGCCACGGCCTGATGCGCCGatgcttagagcatctccagccgcgcctcCGAAGGCCCTTTTTTCGCCGGCGAGGGCC is drawn from Aegilops tauschii subsp. strangulata cultivar AL8/78 chromosome 1, Aet v6.0, whole genome shotgun sequence and contains these coding sequences:
- the LOC109759771 gene encoding uncharacterized protein, whose product is MRTMKRREETSSSGRWRRPHARTAPAPRSLTSSTSKPPGLPPLAGRLPVAAWSRGRATRDSKQPKGVGTLKFSALPLPPKAMPMLHRVRPRTSRGEDRLSMLHDDLILLIVSRLDTRTVLSMAVLARRWVRIPRELSVLDFRVSDILPPEYERTVALRRRNLTRDATLAGTLDGLKARCEIDTIRSFTNGITSFLEAEGGHDRRVKTLRLEFFRTYNSICVDRLINVAVGAWGVEDLEVVVRQSSGYDQTRTYSFPHNCLNLRSCLRSLTLGKYCALPPLHSYNTLTKLILRDMSASTPVAMYERVFKDCTGLQVLHLMFCCCAHTTLVVDASCSHIRELVLEECSFFVIELRDLPMLVRLACCLTDTSKILFGSVPSLMDTNLSFSLEDDSKVAARWIDEFDSFLGMSPTMTNLVIRFIGRRTWIRPSHLERKLPHLKKLLVADMPSNWDISWTRGLLMASTFLEVLHIHVPHSETEPDCLRGMNWSKSRNELRHHHLKELVVIGFTQRNIWLLKYVVRVCTSLQRIVLLKDGHVRYIGLWDWRMVGQQTCPWSDDEKIVVRRMMKKFGLRPLPELILG